The Deltaproteobacteria bacterium genome includes the window CCGCCTGATCGGATTCATCGTGGGCAAAGAGGGGCAGAGGATCGTCGAAAGGATGGGGTACATCCCCATAGCCGATTAGCCGGCATCTTGAGGAGAATGGAAGAATGGTCAAAAAGGCAAAGGCGGCGATAATGGTGGAGGCCAAGCGCGACCTGGAAATCCGCGAATACCCCCTGCCCGAAGTTGGCAAAGGGGCTCTCCTGGTAAAAGTAAAGTGCTGCACCATTTGCGGCTCTGATCTCCACTCGTGGTTGGGCCACAGGGAGGCTCCCACGCCGATCATTCTCGGCCATGAGATCGTGGGGGAGATTGTCGAGCTCGGCCGGGGTGTGACCCATGATTCGGGTGATCGACCCTTGAAGGTGGGCGACAGAATAACATGGACCATCATGGACAACTGCGCAAAATGTTATTATTGCCGGGAAAAAGGGTTGATGATGAAGTGCCGCTCTCTGAAGAAGTACGGCCATGATAGCTGCGCTTCTCCCCCTCATTTCGTGGGAGGGTTTGCCGAGTACTGTTATATCAGCCCGGGAACGTGCGTGATAAAGATCCCGGATGGGCTGCCGGACGAAGAGGTCGCTCCGGCCAACTGCGCCCTGGCAACCGTGGTCGCTGGATGGGATGTCATAGATCTGAGGCCTTTTGAGAATGTCCTGATTCAGGGTGCCGGGGCCCTGGGGATTTACGCCGCTGCCCTGGCAAGACACTATGGGTGCCACCGGGTGATCGTCACCGATGTGCTCGACCACCGGTTGGAATTCGTCAGATCCTTCGGCGCCACAGATATCATCAACACCAAGGGCATGAAGGATGAGCAGATCGTGGAAGCCGTCCGAGACCTGACAGGTGGGTTCGGGGTGGATGCGGTCATGGAGGTGGCCGGAGTTCCGCAGCTCATCCCCGTGGGGCTTAAATGCCTGCGAAAGGGTGGGCGATTCGTGGAGCACGGGACGGCTTTTCCAGGGGCCGATTTTACCTATGACGCCTCTGATATCGTTTTTCGATGGCTCACTCTCCGTGGGGTTCACAACTACGATACCAAACACCTCCAGTGGGGAATCGATTTCTTGGCTCAGACGAGAGGGATATTTCCTTTCGAGAGGATCGTCACCCACAGTTTCCCTCTCCGGGAGATCAACAAGGCCATGAGAACCGCTCAGTCCGGAAAGGGGGTTCGGGTGGCCGTAAAGCCTTGGGAGAGTTGACAGGCCCTTGCCGGGACTGCCATGTTCCATGACGGGGCCCGGGAGAGAGATGGCTAGATTTGTCAGGTCCTACCCAGAACGCTGTACCGGCTGCCGGGTCTGTGAGCTGGCATGCTCCATGGCCCATGACGGCGTCTTCAATCCTGAGAAGGCGAGAATAACGATCCACACCCGCTCCCTGGAGCGGATGGAAAGGGCCCTGGTCTGTGTCCATTGCGACAAGCCCAGGTGCATGGATGCCTGCCCGGTGGATGCCATATCCAAGGATCCGACAAGCGGTCTGGTTTCGGTGGATGGAGAGGCCTGTACCGGGTGCGGGGAGTGCGTGGAGGCCTGTCCCTTTGACGCCATGAAACTCCACCCCGAAACCGGCAAAGCCATCAACTGCGATCTCTGCGGGGGTGATCCCCTCTGCGTGTCGTACTGCAGACCAGGAGCTCTGGAATTCGGAGGCACCGGGCATGGGTAAGAAGGGTTACATGGGGAAGATCCTCCGGGTCGACCTGACCGCGGGGAGCACCGAGGTTGAGGAGCTCTCCGATGAATTGGCTCGGAAATTCGTGGGTGCAAACGGGCTGGCGATTCACACCCTCTACCGTGAGCTGAGACCCGGTATCGACCCTCTCGGGAAAGAGAACAAGATGGTCTTTGCTGCGGGTCCCCTCGTGGGAACGATCCTCCCCTTTATCTCGAGGACCTACGTCGCTGCAAAATCCCCTCTCACGGGGCTTTTTGCCGACGCTACGGCCGGCGGCTTCTGGGCCCCTGAGCTCAAGTATGCAGGCTATGATGCGGTTGTTATCGAGGGCGTGTCAGACA containing:
- a CDS encoding 4Fe-4S dicluster domain-containing protein, with protein sequence MARFVRSYPERCTGCRVCELACSMAHDGVFNPEKARITIHTRSLERMERALVCVHCDKPRCMDACPVDAISKDPTSGLVSVDGEACTGCGECVEACPFDAMKLHPETGKAINCDLCGGDPLCVSYCRPGALEFGGTGHG
- a CDS encoding zinc-binding dehydrogenase → MVKKAKAAIMVEAKRDLEIREYPLPEVGKGALLVKVKCCTICGSDLHSWLGHREAPTPIILGHEIVGEIVELGRGVTHDSGDRPLKVGDRITWTIMDNCAKCYYCREKGLMMKCRSLKKYGHDSCASPPHFVGGFAEYCYISPGTCVIKIPDGLPDEEVAPANCALATVVAGWDVIDLRPFENVLIQGAGALGIYAAALARHYGCHRVIVTDVLDHRLEFVRSFGATDIINTKGMKDEQIVEAVRDLTGGFGVDAVMEVAGVPQLIPVGLKCLRKGGRFVEHGTAFPGADFTYDASDIVFRWLTLRGVHNYDTKHLQWGIDFLAQTRGIFPFERIVTHSFPLREINKAMRTAQSGKGVRVAVKPWES